From the Populus nigra chromosome 13, ddPopNigr1.1, whole genome shotgun sequence genome, the window aattaaaaaaattataattttataaattatctcaaataaaataaataataattaaaataatagagattaaatataatagataaaaaagttgagagatgatgaaattaaaaaaaaatataattttataaattatttcaaataaaataaataacaaaaaaaagaataaagaccaaatctgattgataaaaaatttcaattgagaaattaaaaagagaagtaaataaaaatcataaaaataaggaccaaagttgatataaaaatcaaattaaatcaaattctaagggatgaaattgaaaaaaaaaacttaaaacaaaatatataataataaaaaatttaaggatcaaatttgatataatcaacaaataatataatatttttaattttttcagaacTTATGAAAAGTGTTCTCCATGTCAGCCCTTTGTTAGGCCGTATAGCAAGTCCTAGGTCCCTCCAGTTTTGGAAATTAGTCACATTAGTCCTTCTACTTCAATTTGGGTCACTCAAGACTTTCTACTTTTAATAATTGGTTATGCATGGTCCCTCCATCTGTCACTAGCATTGTAAGAAGCCTGTTCATTCCAGAAAATCAATGATATGAATAACGCCATAGGGAGGGATAGGATTAATCCCATTGTGGTAATCTGCTTGCAGCTGCTGGAACGGGTACTCTCCACTGTAGTAGTGCTTAATGTTTCTTTTCTGATCTCGCAAGCGCTGaagaaatattattgatgagaaACATGGTTTGCATCAGAGATAAGAAGATTATGGATAGACTGAGGTCAATCCTCAATCCAGATTTGCTGCTGATCTGAGCTAATAGCCAGTTTGCTTAAAGTATGAGCATCCTGATTAGTACATCTAGGAGAATAACCAGAAGATAAGGATTCAAAAAAAAGACCAGAAGATTATATGTCCTCGGCTGGCTGGCTAACCAACTTCATTGAGTACTGCTGGGAATGTTCAGCTGCACAGAGTACAGAttcatcaaaactaaaaggttGTATTGAATATATTTAGTCAAGCAGACGTCTACGGCTTGACACATTGAAGATATTACATTGGGAAGAAACTACTAAAGCTAAAGCTGCTGCACTGATAAGTTAGAACACGTTGAATACTAAAGCTGTTATACTAAGCATGGCAGGCAGTTATATTCAGTTATATTCTGTTGCaaagtttgttatttttcaactgATTCTGTTATTATACTAAAGGTAGTGCTATAAATATTgtatcaattaattcaatgaatAAGAAGAATTCAGTTTACACTTTCATATTGTTCACCGAACAGCAATTCGCTAAGATCAGGTTGGGTGCAAGATGATTCATTCACGAAAGGATGAACTAAAAGCTCGGCAGCAGTTGGACGCATGCTTGGATCTGGCTGCAGGCATTTTTTGATGAAGTCCTTCGAAGTTTGTGAGAGAGAATCAGGAATGATAGGTCCTGTGCCCTTTCTAATGGCACGTTCTAAGGCAAAGAAGGTACTCCTAACATTATACTGTGGATACTTTCGGGTCAGCATTTCCACCACAGTGCATCCAAGGCTCCATGTATCAGCTCGAAAATCATACCCGCCACTTTTAGGATTAGCAACCTCCGGAGCCATCCATAATAAACTTACCAAGCCTGGCTTCAAAGACTGACCATCTTCCATAAATTTAGACAGACCAAAATCAGCAAGTTTTATGTTTCCAAATTCGGTCACCAGTATGTTTGCACATTTAAGATCTCTATGAATCACATTACAACCATGAAGATACTTCAGACCTTCCAATATCTGTCGAGTATAATGAGAAACTTGGGATTCCTTGAAAGGGCAATTCTTATATGCTTGTTCAAGGGTGCCACGACTTACAAGCTCTAGAAACATATAAAGCATTTCTTCATCCCTGTCTGTTCCATAATACTGAATTATGTTTTCATGATCCAAGCGTTTCAATATAGCAATCTCGTTCCGGAGAAGGCCTAgactttttttattaccaagCGAAACTTCCTTCACAGCAAAAAATGATCCCTTTTCATCAGATCCTTCGTATACTGATCCGAATGAACCTTTTCCAATAAGACCACCCCTTTCCCAATTTGTAATTGCAAGTCTTCGTCTACTAATCTGCCAAACATTTGGCACAATCGTTATGCTTTTCACTTTGTGTATACCAATCCACAAGTGAACTCCAAATTCAGCGCATAACTGCtaccaataataattaaaaaaaaatgataaaatggaATAGAAAAACTAGACCAGCAGCTGGTTACCTTCAGTGCAAGAGAATTAACATCATTGTAGTGATTGCCCCTTGCAATTTCCTCTAGACACTGTAAAACAGAGTCATTATAATCTGGTTTGCTGAAAACAGCAGCACCTGCAGAGGatgaaaattaaggaaaataaaaggagaaaccCACAAGAAGTATAAGAAGGACCTCTTTTAGGGATAGATACAACAAAACGTTAACGTTGAAATTCAAAGATAAGGATGGCATACCTCCAATCTCCTCATTCTGAATTGGACTGTCTAGCTTTTTCAGTATTGTTTGAGGAATATTTTCTGTTAATCCTGACACTCCACTACAAAGGAAGGAAAAATTGGCAATAAGCATTAGGTCAAATCAAGTCAGGATAAAACATAAATGTTTCTCTTTACCATGACTCATGAGCATGGAACTCAAAAATTGTGTCTGATAGTATTTTAAGACATAACACCTgatatgaaatcaaaataatgaattgGTGTATTccaagaataaaaatgaaagtaaGATTACCCGATATATGGAGCACCATATCCAACAGAATGGGCCGCTGCCTCAATAACCGGCCTCGAGGTTTGTACCAACCCTGTTTCAAGCTGAGCAAAGGCGTCCGCATTAtctggaaaagaaaaagatgatgaacagGCAGCTTGTGTGCTCGAAGAAGGCATTGGAGAAGACCAGGCAGGAGGACAAGATGatcaaaagaaatcaattgGGGAAGGTTGAGAAAGGATTAACTGAAGTGGGGGTTGAAAAGGGGTGGAGGAGGAAGGGAAAACAGAGAAAGTGCTGCCCTAATGAAGTTGAGCTGGTTATTGCGATTGTTTTGTCAACATTTTCAAATCTCGTAGCTAGAACAAGCGCTGAGGTCATTGTCAAAGGAATAGTATCGTTTCGCACAAGGTGCTGTGTACTCGTCCCCCGGGCATCAGAGtggtatgaaaaagaaaaatatctcCAAGTAACTAATGTCAGCAAgcgctgggttttttttttctttcttcgttGACTTTGTTGAACTTTGGAAGATGAAATGGTAAAATCAGGGTTATATTGGTTTCTACCAGGAGTGTTTAcgattttaactaaaaaatacaatcatatcagaaaataatattttttattaatacaaccGGGACCGAACTGAGAACCGGTTCAAATCgagaaccggttcaaaccgaaccggttttgTTCGATCTGTTCGGGTCggttttttagcaaaaaaaaccagaaaaaccgGACTGTTCTATGGTAACAGTGATAACCATTGTTCACTCgcttccccttcccctttcagatgatgttaagaaatatttgtatattaataatcaaattatacaattttgacataataaaataactccTAGAAGAAAATAACTTCTAGAAGCCCTGAATAGGCCAACGATTTCTCCTCCACCAGCTCTTTTGCTATTGCATCCATCTTCGCCCTCGAGAACTCGTCAATCTTGAGTCCTGACATTGTCATAACCAGAGGACTCGGTctctaataagaaaataaaaggaagtaGAGATTACCCTGCATAATAGACCATTTTGTTGAAGTTTGGTACCAAAGCTGGAACATGATTACTTGTAGTAATCTACTGTATTGCTATCTATCTGTTAGCTGATAGCTATCTATTTGTTAGCTAATAGCATTATCTAGATTAGgatgtttctttcaattcatttgTTTAAGCTTATCTAGGATTAGATTAGCTTGTTATACAACTCCTTTGATAAAGGAGAACATAACTGGTACGTTTCTTTAGTATGTTTCATTTTTCTGTAATGTTTGTTTccttctataaataaaacattgagGATGACAGTAACCAACTGAGACATTTTCTGCTCCTTGTTCTTTCAACTGTAAAGACTTTGTTCTTTTTCTCAGTTCATAAACATTAATCTGTTCTTTATACAGCAGTTTTTtacaacaattggtatcagaacTTTTCTGATCTTTGAAGGGTTTGTGAGTGAAAACACGAGAGAATAGTAAGGTTAAATCAAAGTTTTCTACTTTGAAGGATTTGTGAGTGAAACACGAGAGAttaagtgagttttttttttaagtaatggATTCTGCAAATTTTCCAGCAAAAACACCAGTGTTCACATGGCAGAATTATGGCATGTGGGTTGTAAAAATGGAAACATATCTCAAAGCTTTTAACTTGTGGGAGATAGTGGAGAGTGATAGGCAACCCACTCCACTAGGAAACAATCCTACGATTGCACAGATGAAATTTTTCAATGAAGAAAAGGCAAAGCGATTCAAAGCTCTTACCTGTCTTCATAATGCTGTGAGCGAAGAAATCTTCACAAGGATTATGGCTTGTAAATCTGCCAAAGAAACGTGGGATAAATTAAAAGCAGAATTTCATGGTGATGAGAAGTCAAGGACGATGCAAGTTTTAAATCTCAGAAGGCAGTTTGAAGGTCTGAAGATAAGAGAAACCGATACCATTAAAGACTTCTCTtctcaaatttcaaaacttgtgaATCAAGTGAGACTTTTGGGAGAAGATTTTCCAGATTCAAGAATAGTAAAGAAAGTTCTGGTAAGTCTACCAGAAAAATTTGAGCATAAAATTTGCTCTTTAGAAGATTCTAAAGATTTCTCTGAAATGAGCCTGCAAGAACTGGTAAATGCATTGCAAGCTGTGGAGCAAAGACAAGCTTATAGACAAGAAGGAACAAATGAAGGAGCTCCTGTTGCAGTTTACAAGGAGAAGAGTTGGGCTAAGAATTTTTACAGAaacaatcaagaagaaaaaaaagaaaaagggagaggCTGGCAATCTAATAACTGGCAACAGAACAACAATAACATCTTCACTaaagggaaagagaagaaagaacatTTTCCTGCTTGCAAATATTGTCAGAAAACTAATCATCTTGAAGCCTGGTGTTGGCTCAAGAATGCACAATGTCGAAACTGCAAGCAATTTGGTCACATTCAAAGATTctgcaaaaataaaacagaaccaTAAAAACAAGCTTAAGCAGCCGAGAGTTCAGAAGTGGAGgaagattttttattcatggCTACAATACAGGAGATGTGTAACACAACCAAGGCAAATGACTCATCATGGCTTATTGATAGTGGCTGCACTAATCACATGACTGCAGATCTGAGCTTACTCAAAGATTTGGATAAAAGCTATCTATCTAGAGTTAGAATTGGGAATGGAGACTATGTGAAGGTTGAAGGAAAAGGAGCAATTGAAGTAGAAACTTTGTCAGGtataaaaactcttaaaaatgtTCTTTATGTGTCTAAGATCAATCAGAATCTAGTTAGTGTGGGACAATTAATTGAATCTGGTTACTCAATATTCTTTAATGATGGAGTATgtgatattaaagataaaaatggagTGCTACTGCTTTCTGCAAAATGATGAACAGAAGTTTTAATGTTGATTGGAAAGAAGTATGTTTGAGTGCTAACACTTGTGAAGGCAATGAATCTGTTCTTTAGCACAAACGGTTGGGGCACTTCAATTATGCAACTTTAAAGAGAATAGCTGACCTGCAGATGACTCACGGTTTACCAGATATACAGGAACAAAAGAGTATTTGTGAAGCCTATCAGTTAGGAAAACAAACTACAGTTGTTTTTCCTGACAATGCATTCAAAGCACTGTCAAAACTCCAGCTTGtacacacagatgtgtgtgggCCGATGCATAATGAATCATCGAATGGTTCAaagtattttcttctatttgttgatgattataGTAGATTCTGCTGGATTTactttttgaaatcaaaatcttatGTGTTTGCTGAGTTTGTTAAATTCAAAGCAGCAGTTGAACTACAAACAGGAAACAGGTTTGAAGATCTGAGAGGAAGAATTGGAATGTGTAGCTTTGGAACCAAGGAGGAGTGTTGAAGTTTGATACCAAAGCTGGAACAGGATTACTTTGTAGTAATCTACTGCATTACTATCTATCTGTTAGTTGATAGCTATCTATTTATTACCTGATAGCATTATCTAGATTAGgatgtttctttcaattcatttgTTTAAGCTTATCTAGGATTAGACTAGCTTGTCATACAACTCCTTTGATAAAGGAGAACATAGCTggtatgtttttttagtgtgttttatttttctgtaatgcttgttttcttctataaataaaatactgGGGATAACAGTAACCTACTGAGACATTTTCTACTCTTTATTCTTTCAACTGTAaagattttgttctttgttctttgttatttttttttcttagttcatAAATATTAATCTGTTCTTTATACATCAGTTTTTTACAACACTTTTACCGTTCTCGCAAGTAACAAGAAAAGAGTATAGAAGATCAGGTTAAATCCCAAAAGATCCATCAGAATATACCCCCATGGCTTGGCTATGGCTTGGCTATGGCTGGGTTCCCTTTTCCTTGTTAGTATATCATTGCAATACACAATGCCACTAGAAATCTACAGCTACAGTGAAAACACCGTGGACGTCACgcttttccttttagtttattCTGTTACAGTAA encodes:
- the LOC133671457 gene encoding mitogen-activated protein kinase kinase kinase 1b-like; protein product: MSGLKIDEFSRAKMDAIAKELVEEKSLAYSGLLELETGLVQTSRPVIEAAAHSVGYGAPYIGGVSGLTENIPQTILKKLDSPIQNEEIGGAAVFSKPDYNDSVLQCLEEIARGNHYNDVNSLALKISRRRLAITNWERGGLIGKGSFGSVYEGSDEKGSFFAVKEVSLGNKKSLGLLRNEIAILKRLDHENIIQYYGTDRDEEMLYMFLELVSRGTLEQAYKNCPFKESQVSHYTRQILEGLKYLHGCNVIHRDLKCANILVTEFGNIKLADFGLSKFMEDGQSLKPGLVSLLWMAPEVANPKSGGYDFRADTWSLGCTVVEMLTRKYPQYNVRSTFFALERAIRKGTGPIIPDSLSQTSKDFIKKCLQPDPSMRPTAAELLVHPFVNESSCTQPDLSELLFGEQYESVN